GGCACGGACCTCTGGCTCATCCTCGGCAACCCCGCGAGCCGGCACGAGGCGAGGGTCTCCGCGGTGCGGGAGCTGACCTCCATGGCCACTGCGCGAGGCGTCCGCGTGGTGCTGTATCCCCACGAGGGGGCCGGGGTGGCCACCGCCGAGGAGTCGCTTGCGCTCATCGACGCAGTGGGCCTGCCGGAGCTCCAGACGTCGCTCCACCTCTGCCACGAGCTCAAGGCAGGCCATCGGGACCGGCTCGCGGAGGTCATCACCGCCGCGGCGCCCCGGCTCGCGCTCGCCAGCATCCATGGCGCATCGCGGGACACGAGCGCTCCGGGCTGGTCCACGACCATCATGCCGCTGGACCGGGGCGACCTCGATGTGCAGAACCAGTACCTGCTGCCCCTGGCGCGCGCTGGCTACACAGGGCCCATCCTCCTGCACACCTTCGGAATCGAGGAGTCCCCGGAGGCGCACTTCCGGCGCTCACTCGAGGCGTGGCGGAGGATGGAGCGCGCGGTGGCGGCGGAGCTGGTGCCCGCGACGGCTGACGCGTCAGTAACACGTCAGTGACACGGCAGGGACGTGTGTCCGACGGTGCGCGTCTGCTGGAGCAGTTGGAACTGCCTCCCAGGCGAACCTCTTCTCCTCGCATCGCGAGCCGGCTTCAGCTGGCACGGCGCCTGCTTTGGTGCCTGAGCATTCGGCAGCACCAAGGCGAGCCTCGACCGCCATTCAAGAAGAGCCAATCCCAGGGAGAAACACGATGCGCAAGCTGAGCCTCATAGCCGTTCTCACTGTTCCCGCCGCCACGCAGATGCTGGGCTGTTCCAGCGCCCACGCGGAGGAAACCAACACGCTGTTCACCATCGCGGATGCCCGCAGTGGCATTGCCTCACCGGTGGACCTTGGAGCGCCAGGAGACTCGCCGGGTGACATGTTCGTCTTCGACCAGCCCTTGCTGAACGAGGCCCGGGAGACCATTGGCTCCAACAGCGGCTATTGCATCCGGACGCTGCCTGGCCAGTTCAGCGAGTGCCAGTGGACGCTCACCATGGCCGACGGCACCATCACCGTCGCGGGCCGCGAGGCGGAGACTGGCACCTCGCTCGTACCCATCATCGGTGGCACGGGTGACTATGTGGGAGTGCGTGGCGTGCTGAGCACCACTCCCAATGGGGACAGGACGTTCACCCAGGTGCTCACCCTGCACAGGATGCGCTAGGCCCTGCCTGATGGATGCGTGCACGCCGATTGTTGCCTCCCAGCGGAGGCGTGCTGGCGTGATGCGCAACGCGTTGAACGAGCGGCAGTGGAGGGCGCTTGAGCCCCTGCTGCCGCGAAAGGGCCGGGTCGGGGTCTCGAAGACGCAGCGGCCCGCGGCGCTGAAGCTTCCGAAAACGAGTCGGGAATCAACGACGTGTCAGCCGCCCGGCGGAGTCGGGGCGTGCACAATCCAGCGTCGGAGGAATCACCCCGCTAGGTTGCCAATGGTCTATCGTGAACCCGCACTGACAACGCTGCCAGGCCTTCGCCACCCTGCAGCGTCGCCCCACACACTCGCCACTGCCGTGTCCGGTAGCCCCGATAGATCAACATGAATGAGGCTGACTTTCACCGCTGGCTGGCTGAGACCTACATGACGGGGCGAGGAACCCGGATGAATCTCCGGGCGCGGACTTCGCGCGTGTCCAACTGCCGAACAGTTGAGCGGTATGAGGGAGACCTCGACCATCATTTTGAGCGCGATGGCCTGGAGTTACTCCTGCAGCGACTGGAGTATTCGACGAAGGACGCACGAGCAGGGAGACCGCTCCGCCACGGGATACCAATTGATGGGGATAAGTACACCGGCACGGCGACGCTCCGTCATGCGGTCACGCTCTACAAGCAGTTCAGGGCTGGCAATGAGCGACTCATGGCTCGTCCGACGGGCCTCCTACCGCCGCAGCCAGGCCGGACGGCACACCCTCTCCCGGCCGGCTGGCCGGCCTGGCCACAGCCCAGCGAGGCCGACGTACTCCAGCTCGCCCGAATAGCTATACCCCTTGTTCGTTACCTTCACCCCGATATCGTCCGTGCGGTTGTCGAGGACACCGCGCAGCATCGAGAGGATTGGTCAAGTGCGCTGTTGGCACGGGGAATCGATCCGGAAATCTATCTCTGGGATGGCTCGCCATGTGTGTTTCCGGGGGTACGCCGCTACGCAGGCAGTCGCGAGGTGGCGGCATACCGCGGGCACACTTCCCTCCAGGCGGAAGTGCCGACAGGTGCCCTCCGCCTCGACGACAACGATTACCCGAAGCAGCTCTGGTCCTTTGTGTTTCGGGGCTCGAAGTTCGCCAAACATGGCCCACAAGGCTATTCCCTGGCCCACTTGGCTGATCACAAGCAGCACGGGAACCGTGCGTCTGACGAGTTTGAGCGCACCTCGCCATCGACGCCCACTCGACCACTCTTCGGCCTGTACACCAGCGCCGCCAATACCGTGTATGTCCCATGCAATCTGATCCGCCCTACAGATTTTGCGGGGGCTCTCCGGAACCTCTTGATCCGCCGCGCGCAGAACCTCTACGGCTCGTTTTGCCGCCTGCTCCCAGTCGAATATTCCATCCCGGCGGCCTCGTCTGAAACATGGGAGCTGGACCAGTTCACATGGGCTGAGCCTGTCGGCACCTCTGCGCACATTCGGGAGTTCCTAGTCTTCCGGCGCGCCGAGGTGACAAGCATCCTCAGTCCGCTGCCCGCACCGGCCGCGTTCCGTTGAACCATTGGTATGCCCGAGCATGGCCTGAGCACAATCATGGGAGGGTTCTCGAAGGCTATTGGGTAGATGTTGGCCACCCCATCAGTTGGAAGGACAGAGACAAGCCTGTGGCAACCGATAGCCAGTCATGAATATGTCCAATAGGGCGGGCCGGGGCTCTCGATCGCTGGGCTCTCTTTTCGTGGCTTAGGTTCTGCCCTTGTTTGGGAGAGCAGAAATGGCCGGATTTTCACGCCCGAAGCGAAGGCGGCGTGGAGTCTCAGAAGGTTTACCCGGAACGGTTGCGCACCTGCTCCGGAAGAGGTGGCGCTCGGGAGGATGCAGCGGGGTCAGCGGGCCCCGGGGACGCGCTCGAACATGCGCGTCGGCTCCCCCTTGTACGTGCCGGGCGCGAGCTCACGGAAGCCGCACTTGCTCGCGACCTTGGTGGACGCCGTGTTCTCCGGGGCGATGATGCACACCACGCGCTCCGGGCCGAACCGTTGCTCGGCCCACGCCAGCACCGCGCGCACCGCCTCCGTGGCGTACCCCTTCCCGTGCGCCTCCGGCATGAGCACCCAGCCGGCTTCCTTCGCGCCTGCGAACGACGGCTGGATGTCCCTCCGGAAGTCCGCGAGCCCCACCTCGCCGACGAACCGGCCCGTGGCCTTCTCGCGCACCACCCAGAACCCGAACCCCAGCACGTCCCAGTGGCCCACGTAGCGCAGCAGCCGGGACCAGCACTCCTCGCGCGTGAACGGCTTGCCGCCGATGTAGCGGGTGACCTCCGGGTTTCCCCACAGCGCGAAGGACTCCTCGAAGTCCTCGAGGCGATGGCCACGCAGCGTGAGGCGCTCGGTGTCGATGGCGGGGATGACGGTGGCGGGCATGGACTTCACTCCTGTGGGCGGTACTCGCCAGATGGGTGACACCTGGACTGTGACATGCCCGGACTGCTTGGGCAGTCATTCCTGGAGGGACGCCTTCAATCCCTGCTGGAGGTCCGCTGGTTTCTCCGGGCACGCAGGAACGTGAGCATGGCGTCCTTGTCGCCCGTGGCCAGCACGTACGGCGTCCCGGGGGCAATGCGGCCCTTCCTTGCCGCGACACCTTCCACGGCGAGCTGGGCGTTGGTGAGCTGGATGCCCGCTCCGCCCCCGCCCAGCACGAGCGGCGCCCCCATCTTGAGGTCGAGCACCACCACCCACCGCCGGGCGGGGCGTGGCTCGGACATGTCCACCACCACGAAGTCACCGGCGAAGCGGCGCTGGTCGCAGCGGTAGACCCACAGGTTGCGCTTGCGGCCGAGCAGCTCGCGCACGAACGGCTTCTCGTCGCTCTTCAGCGCATAGCGCTCGGATAGCAGGGCGGCGGTGGCGAGCGAATGTCCTTCCTCCTTCGCGAGCAGCAA
Above is a window of Pyxidicoccus xibeiensis DNA encoding:
- a CDS encoding sugar phosphate isomerase/epimerase family protein; this encodes MPLRQHRALLASLVASLLTLACGEERTGTLPNPFGAFNFTLESRTPADQVGLLDAYGYEGMVLFWPGEEGFNAFAATQQVRGGTFRMRAVLLDFHFEPDWNRAELDSLLATLAPHGTDLWLILGNPASRHEARVSAVRELTSMATARGVRVVLYPHEGAGVATAEESLALIDAVGLPELQTSLHLCHELKAGHRDRLAEVITAAAPRLALASIHGASRDTSAPGWSTTIMPLDRGDLDVQNQYLLPLARAGYTGPILLHTFGIEESPEAHFRRSLEAWRRMERAVAAELVPATADASVTRQ
- a CDS encoding dirigent protein codes for the protein MRKLSLIAVLTVPAATQMLGCSSAHAEETNTLFTIADARSGIASPVDLGAPGDSPGDMFVFDQPLLNEARETIGSNSGYCIRTLPGQFSECQWTLTMADGTITVAGREAETGTSLVPIIGGTGDYVGVRGVLSTTPNGDRTFTQVLTLHRMR
- a CDS encoding GNAT family N-acetyltransferase; the encoded protein is MPATVIPAIDTERLTLRGHRLEDFEESFALWGNPEVTRYIGGKPFTREECWSRLLRYVGHWDVLGFGFWVVREKATGRFVGEVGLADFRRDIQPSFAGAKEAGWVLMPEAHGKGYATEAVRAVLAWAEQRFGPERVVCIIAPENTASTKVASKCGFRELAPGTYKGEPTRMFERVPGAR